One Fusarium oxysporum f. sp. lycopersici 4287 chromosome 8, whole genome shotgun sequence genomic region harbors:
- a CDS encoding Ca2+:H+ antiporter, which produces MSAKPHNHTADENSPLLNGGASSALNDTLGHRNGNGHISLSRDSSTMTFLFDSKHTPGIDNSNIAVRSLAYSWHIAKVTLLSNYVNFLLVMVPLGIVAGKMGWGSTAVFTINFFAIIPLAAVLSFATEEFSMKLGETLGGLLNATFGNAVELIVSIVALQRNEIELVQASMLGSILSNLLLVMGMCFLFGGIIHRGESGNGYEQSFSSATAQTTCSLMTLSSASLVIPAALYAVLDQSGSKEKAQSILTLSRGTAIILLLLYVLYLIFQLRTHSNLFDAENQNENGEEVEPEEPTIGPLAAIAVLCVTTVLVTVCADYLVDSIDDLVKTSGISRAFIGLILIPIVGNAAEHVTAVVVALRDKMDLAMGVAVGSSIQIALLVTPFLVIVGWIIGAPMTLHFETFQTVAFGVSVLVVTYTVQDGKSNYLEGAMLMGLYIIIALAFYATPSDVLDPGN; this is translated from the exons ATGTCTGCCAAACCTCACAACCATACAGCCGACGAGAATAGCCCGCTCCTTAATGGCGGTGCCTCGTCGGCCCTCAATGACACCCTCGGTCACCGCAATGGCAACGGCCATATCAGTCTCAGCCGAGACTCGAGCACCATGACGTTCCTCTTCGACTCGAAGCATACACCTGGTATTGATAACAGCAACATTGCCGTCAGGAGTCTGGCTTACTCCTGGCACATTGCCAAGGTCACCCTTCTCAGCA ACTATGTCAATTTTCTCCTGGTCATGGTACCTCTTGGTATTGTTGCTGGTAAGATGGGCTGGGGTTCTACTGCCGTTTTCACCATCAACTTCTTTGCCATTATCCCACTCGCTGCTGTGCTGTCGTTTGCGACAGAAGAGTTCTCGATGAAGCTTGGTGAGACTCTTGGTGGCCTCCTGAATGCTACCTTCGGAAATGCCGTGGAACTTATT GTCAGCATTGTTGCTCTCCAGCGAAACGAAATTGAGCTCGTCCAGGCCTCTATGCTCGGTAGCATTCTTTCTAACCTTCTTCTGGTCATGGGAATGTGCTTCTTGTTCGGTGGTATCATTCATCGAGGCGAGTCGGGCAATGGCTATGAGCAgtccttctcttcagctacTGCACAGACAACTTGCTCCCTTATGACACTGTCTTCAGCCTCACTCGTCATTCCCGCTGCT CTCTATGCAGTTCTTGACCAGAGTGGCTCCAAGGAGAAGGCCCAGAGCATCCTCACACTCTCTCGCGGCACTgccatcattcttctcctgctctACGTCTTATATCTCATCTTCCAGCTCCGAACACACAGTAACCTTTTCGACGCCGAGAACCAGAACGAGAACGGCGAGGAAGTTGAGCCAGAGGAGCCTACTATTGGACCCCTTGCCGCCATTGCCGTCCTCTGTGTCACTACCGTCCTCGTCACTGTCTGCGCCGATTACCTCGTTGACAGcattgatgatcttgtcaagaccTCCGGAATTAGCCGAGCATTCATTGGTCTGATCTTGATTCCCATTGTTGGCAATGCTGCTGAGCACGTCACTGCTGTTGTTGTCGCCCTCCGTGATAAGATGGATCTCGCCATGGGTGTTGCGGTTGGTTCTTCTATCCAGATTGCCCTCCTGGTCACGCCCTTCCTCGTCATTGTTGGCTGGATCATTGGTGCTCCGATGACTCTTCACTTCGAGACTT TCCAAACTGTTGCCTTTGGAGTTTCTGTCCTCGTTGTTACGTATACTGTCCAGGATGGCAAATCCAACTACCTGGAGGGTGCTATGCTTATGGGTCTCTATATTATCATCGCATTGGCTTTCTATGCCACTCCATCCGATGTCTTGGACCCCGGCAACTAA
- a CDS encoding Ca2+:H+ antiporter, whose protein sequence is MVSLPSFNLQIRRSMSAKPHNHTADENSPLLNGGASSALNDTLGHRNGNGHISLSRDSSTMTFLFDSKHTPGIDNSNIAVRSLAYSWHIAKVTLLSNYVNFLLVMVPLGIVAGKMGWGSTAVFTINFFAIIPLAAVLSFATEEFSMKLGETLGGLLNATFGNAVELIVSIVALQRNEIELVQASMLGSILSNLLLVMGMCFLFGGIIHRGESGNGYEQSFSSATAQTTCSLMTLSSASLVIPAALYAVLDQSGSKEKAQSILTLSRGTAIILLLLYVLYLIFQLRTHSNLFDAENQNENGEEVEPEEPTIGPLAAIAVLCVTTVLVTVCADYLVDSIDDLVKTSGISRAFIGLILIPIVGNAAEHVTAVVVALRDKMDLAMGVAVGSSIQIALLVTPFLVIVGWIIGAPMTLHFETFQTVAFGVSVLVVTYTVQDGKSNYLEGAMLMGLYIIIALAFYATPSDVLDPGN, encoded by the exons ATGGTTT ctCTTCCATCTTTCAACCTTCAGATCAGACGATCAATGTCTGCCAAACCTCACAACCATACAGCCGACGAGAATAGCCCGCTCCTTAATGGCGGTGCCTCGTCGGCCCTCAATGACACCCTCGGTCACCGCAATGGCAACGGCCATATCAGTCTCAGCCGAGACTCGAGCACCATGACGTTCCTCTTCGACTCGAAGCATACACCTGGTATTGATAACAGCAACATTGCCGTCAGGAGTCTGGCTTACTCCTGGCACATTGCCAAGGTCACCCTTCTCAGCA ACTATGTCAATTTTCTCCTGGTCATGGTACCTCTTGGTATTGTTGCTGGTAAGATGGGCTGGGGTTCTACTGCCGTTTTCACCATCAACTTCTTTGCCATTATCCCACTCGCTGCTGTGCTGTCGTTTGCGACAGAAGAGTTCTCGATGAAGCTTGGTGAGACTCTTGGTGGCCTCCTGAATGCTACCTTCGGAAATGCCGTGGAACTTATT GTCAGCATTGTTGCTCTCCAGCGAAACGAAATTGAGCTCGTCCAGGCCTCTATGCTCGGTAGCATTCTTTCTAACCTTCTTCTGGTCATGGGAATGTGCTTCTTGTTCGGTGGTATCATTCATCGAGGCGAGTCGGGCAATGGCTATGAGCAgtccttctcttcagctacTGCACAGACAACTTGCTCCCTTATGACACTGTCTTCAGCCTCACTCGTCATTCCCGCTGCT CTCTATGCAGTTCTTGACCAGAGTGGCTCCAAGGAGAAGGCCCAGAGCATCCTCACACTCTCTCGCGGCACTgccatcattcttctcctgctctACGTCTTATATCTCATCTTCCAGCTCCGAACACACAGTAACCTTTTCGACGCCGAGAACCAGAACGAGAACGGCGAGGAAGTTGAGCCAGAGGAGCCTACTATTGGACCCCTTGCCGCCATTGCCGTCCTCTGTGTCACTACCGTCCTCGTCACTGTCTGCGCCGATTACCTCGTTGACAGcattgatgatcttgtcaagaccTCCGGAATTAGCCGAGCATTCATTGGTCTGATCTTGATTCCCATTGTTGGCAATGCTGCTGAGCACGTCACTGCTGTTGTTGTCGCCCTCCGTGATAAGATGGATCTCGCCATGGGTGTTGCGGTTGGTTCTTCTATCCAGATTGCCCTCCTGGTCACGCCCTTCCTCGTCATTGTTGGCTGGATCATTGGTGCTCCGATGACTCTTCACTTCGAGACTT TCCAAACTGTTGCCTTTGGAGTTTCTGTCCTCGTTGTTACGTATACTGTCCAGGATGGCAAATCCAACTACCTGGAGGGTGCTATGCTTATGGGTCTCTATATTATCATCGCATTGGCTTTCTATGCCACTCCATCCGATGTCTTGGACCCCGGCAACTAA